The genomic DNA TGCAGCATTTCCAACGCCCGTCGTTGAGCGGCTTGCGTTGCCGGTCCGGCATCACCGTTGCCAAGCCCCGCGATCGCTTGCTGCATTTCGCGATCGACAGCCTGCAGCGTTTTCAGCATGGCATCGACCGGTTCCGTGGCGGCTTGCGGGGCGTCGGTTTCAGGTTCCGGCTTGTCGTTCGTTTCCGATTCGGCTTGCATCGCTTCGTCTAATAAACCGTCCAGATCGCCCAGCAGATCGACAGCCGGCGGCGGTTGATCGCCGCTTGATTCCGGCGGCTGGGAATGAGCGATGCCAGCCAACCCGGCGACGGCAATGAGGGACGACGCCATGACTGCGACGGTCACGCTGCAGCGGAGGCGATTCGCAGTCGATGTTTGGCTCACGGGGAAGTTGTCCTTGCGGGGCGGATTCACGTTTTGGCGGTTCGTGTTATTGTAGCAGTTTGCTGCGATTTGAACTGGGGACGGTCCCGGCCGATCGGAATTCGAAGCTGGGAATTTGTGTCAACGCTATGTTTGGTTTGGACGTTCGCTTACAAGCTGTCTTCGATCAGGTCCGTTGCCCGACGCATGTCGACGTCGGTTCGGATCACGCGCGGCTGTTGGCGGCGCTGCTGAAAAGCGGCCGGATCGAGCGTGGGATCGCTATCGAAAACAAGCAGCAGCCGTTTGTGAACTCTCGTCGTCGATTGGCGAACCTGGCCGCGGACGTTCGCTTTGGCGATGGGCTGGCGGTCTTGGAAGCCGGCGAAGCGGAGAGCTTGAGCATTTGTGGGATGGGGGCCGAGAGCATCGTGCAGATCCTCGAAGCGTTCCCCGATCGCGTCCCGCCCCGCGTCTTTTTGCAGCCGAATCGGCAGCCCGAATTGGTGCGCCGATGGGGATTGCGCTGCGGTTTTCATTTGGTTGATGAACGGATCGCCTGCGGCCATTGGCCCTATTCGATCCTCACGTTCCAGCGTGCCGTCGATCGGGACGATCCGGCTTACGATGGCATCGACCGCGACGCGGCACTACTGTTTGGCCCGCTGAATCTGCGACGCAGGTCTGCGGTTTTGGAGCGGGTGTTGCGCGAAGAGCTGGAATATTTGCAGCGATTCGATCGGATGGAACCGGCGGGGATCCGGCGTCGCGAAACGATCGAAGCGATGCTGGCGACGTGGTCGGAGACGCCAGCGACTCAGACGCGAAAACAGTAGTCCGCGGCGTTGCGTGAAGTTGGGAACCGCTGGCGAGCAAAAATCTGCTTTGTTTTTGACTCTTGGGAATCGTCGTCGAATGTACGACGCAGTTGGGCGTGTTAAAGTGACGCCACCGGTTGTCCGACAGCTCGTCCTCCCGCCCACCATCGCAGAGAGCTCTCCTCATGCAAACGCTCGACTATATCGTCATCGTTGTCTATTTGGTCGTGATGATGGGAATGGGGATGCATTTTGGTCGCGGGCAATCACGCCGCGAGTTTTTTGCCGCCGGCGGTTCGATGGGTTGGATGGTGGTCGGGCTGAGCGTGATGGCGACGCTGTTTTCATCGAACAGCTTTGCGATGTATCCATCGGTCGGCTACGGCGACAGCTTGCGTGTCGGGATGATGTTGGTCGGGGCGACGTTGATGTCGCCGATCGTGATTTGGGTTTTTATTCCCGTCTATTCGCGATTGAACTGCACGACGGCGTACGAATATCTGGAGCGTCGGTTCCATGTTTCGATCCGCTGTCTGGCCAGCGGTTTGTTTATCTTGTTGCGAATCGGGTGGATGGCGTCGGCGACGTTTGCGGCTTCGTTGGTGATCGCCAGCGTCTCGCAGGTGCCGCAAGTCACGGTGATCCTGTCGCTGGGAGCCGTCTCGATTCTGTATACGATGGTCGGTGGATTGCGAGCGGTGATGTGGACCGACGTGCTGCAGTTCTTTGTTTTTGCCGGGACGATTCTCGTCGCCCTTTCGCTGCTAATCTACACCAGCGGGATCGGCTTCATCCAATCGATCAGCAGTTATTTCGAAGGCCGCTCCAGTATGTTGGTCGACTGGACACCTTCGATGACGCTCAAACATGGCAGTTGGGCGGTGCTGATCGGTACGTTCCTGGAAGCCTTGTCGGCCTTCGGTGCCGACCAAGTCGCGGTGCAACGTTACATCTCAGCCAAGTCGGAACGGACATCGCAGATCGGATACCTGGTGAATCTGATCGGGATGTGGTTGGTGATCCCGGGCCTGCTTTTGATCGGTGTCGGGCTGTTTGCGTTTTATGGCGAAAACCCCGCTGAATTGCAGCCGCTGTTGCAAGGTGTCAGCGTGGGCGAGCTGCCGTCGCCGCTCGAATCGGTTGCGATGCGCGATGCGGTCTTGGCGGCGGGAGTGCAGGACAAGGTCTTCCCCGAGTTTGCGCGAATGCACTTTCCACCGGGGATGGTGGGATTGTTTCTTGTTGCGTTGATGGCGGCGGTGATGTCCAGCATCGACTCGGGTATCCACTCGGTCACGACGGCGATCATCGTCGATTTTCGCGATCGTTTGATGCCCTCGTGGAAGCCCGATGACAGTGCCCACGACGTTGGATTGATCCGTGGTTTGTTAGTCGTCGTCGGTGTGTTGAGCGTCACGTTAGCTTGTTTTGTCGGGCCGCTTGGCGATGTGTTCGACATCGCCAAAAAGTTGACAGCCTCCTTCGGCGGCCCGCTGTTGGCTGTCTTTATCCTCGCCTTTTTCTCGCGCAAAGCCCGCGCTGCGGCGGTCTTTCCGGGGACGTTGATCGCTGCCGCAGCGACGATGGCGATGATGTATCATTTCGACCAGTGGTTCTCGATGTGGTTCTGGCCCGTTGGGTTTGGATTGACGTTGGTGTTGTGCTTTGTCATCAATCTCTGCTTGCCGCGGGCAGCCGGATCGGGTGAAGAACCGTTAACCTTTTCAACCGTGATACGACAAAACCCCAAGCGTGAGCAGGAGCTTCCGTCCGAATGAAATTCTTGAATTCAACCGCCCCGGCGATCCGGGCGCTCGATCGTCAGCAGACCTTGGTCGTGTTTCCAACCGCGGCGGTCGAACAGCATGGCCCTCACCTGCCCTGTGGGACCGATACGTTGATCAGCGATGCGATCGCCGACGCGATGGAAGCTCGGGCGCCCGATCGCGTCTTGCGTCTGCCGACTCAGTGGATCGGTGCCAGTGCGCATCATCGGCGTCTCGGAGCGACGTTGGACAGCGAGTTGCCAACGTACATCCAACTGTTGTGCCAGACGTTGCAGCCGCTGTTGGAGATGGGATTCTGTCGTTTTTTGATCCTCAACGGACATGGTGGCAACATCGATCCGATGCGCGTTGCGGTGCGTCAGTTGCAGTCGCAATGGCCCGATCGGCTGTTGGCGGCGGCTTCGTATTGGTCGATCGCCGAGGCGGTGATCGCGGATCATTTGACGGGCGAAGATAAAGCGGTTGGCCACGCGTGCGAAGCCGAAACGGCGTTGATCCTGCATCTGCGTCCGGAGCTTGTCGATACCGCGGCCGTCGAGTCGGCGATGGGATGGAAGCCCGACGCGGTCGAAGGAATGTTTATCTGCCGCGACATGAAGCAGCGAACCGCCGCCGGAGCGACAGGCCGCCCCGATCTGGCGACTGCGGAACAGGGACGCCAGATGTTCGAAGGAATCGTCGATCGAGTGAGTGTTGCCGTCGACCGATTATTGGCCGAACCCCTGCCCAGCTAGCCAACGACACGAGCGAGTCGAGTGCCGAAGGACCAGCGATTTACCATAGCCCCGTCCGCCGGCATGGGGAAACAGTCGGTCTGGGAAGACCGTCGGTTCTACACAAGTCGTCTGGAATTCGATCATGTTGTCACGTCAGTAGTTCCGCCGGGAACGACTACCACGGTGGAAACCTTCATCCCCATGCTTGCATCACTTGGCTGGCACAACTAGCGAGCGATGCGCCGCCGGGCCCGAAGCTATATGGGCGGCAATGAAATGCATGCATGATCTAGCAAATCGTGTAGCGAACGTTCGGTCCGGGCACCGAACGGAAATCCCGGATTTCTGTATAGCCGACAGGATGCAAGTCGCAGGAATCTACCTACCGTGGCTTCACGCCGCTGCAGGAGCGATTGCGCGGTAACCTCCCATCATGTACGTGTACTGCCAGCCCACTACGAAAAACTCGCTCAAGGCTTGTTATTTTCAATCCCTGACTCACTACGTTTGAGAAGGGCAAATGCGATCAACGCCAGATTTACCTCGTGCCGACGCTTCTATCTCTGGTACATCGCGTGTTTGCTGCGCTAGCCGTGGATCAGCTTGCCGTTGATCGAATGCGATCCTCATCCCGGACCTAAGTAGTCCGCTAGGGCGATAGCACGCTTGGTCCAGCGGTCGTTGTCCTGTTTGCCGAGCCGTTGCAGCGGCGAGGTTTAGGCGGCCGCGGCGGGGACGGGCTGTGGTTTCTGCGATGGCTGATTGGTGAGGTGTGAGGTTCTTGTTAAGGTTGGCGTTGGGATCTCGTCTTGCAATTCGCTGGACCAGCTGGCACGATTGTCGCCAGCATTCATTAACTCAATACAACGCACAAAAAGAGACTCCCAATGTTGCATGCAGTCATCATGGCCGGTGGCAGTGGAACGCGGTTCTGGCCCGCCAGCCGCCGATTGATGCCCAAGCAGATGCTGACTTTGGTCGGTGATCAAACGATGATGCAGGCAACGGTCGACCGCTTGAACGGCTTGGTTCCCGCCGATCAGATCCGCGTGATCACCAACGCGGCTCTGGTCGACAAGATCGCCGAACAATTGCCCGCTCTGCCGTCGCAGAACATCGTCGGCGAACCTTGCAAACGCGATACCGCTCCCTGCGTCGGCTTGGCTGCGGCGATGGTCGCCAAGCAGGATCCCGATGGGATTATGGCGATGTTGCCCGCCGATCACGTGATCTCCAGCAACGATCAATTCCAAGCGGCGCTGCGTCGCGGCGTCGACCTGATCCAGCAGGACCCGCAGCGGATCGTGACCTTTGGGATCACGCCCAGCTATCCCGCCGAATCGTTTGGATACATCGAGCGCAGCGAGCCGATCGATTCGGAATCGCCAGCCGCCTACAGCGTCGCCCGGTTCCGCGAGAAACCGAATCGCGCCACCGCCGAAGAGTATTTGGCATCGGGATCGTTCTACTGGAACAGCGGGATCTTCCTGTGGCGCGCTTCGACGATCCTCGACGCGCTGAAACAGCACCAACCGGCGATGTATGAACACATCATGGCGATCTCCGACGCGATCGGGACCGACCAATTCCCGCAAGTCCTGCAGGAACGTTTTACTGCGATCGAGGGGATTTCGATCGATTTCGCAGTGATGGAGAAGCACGAACCGATCGTCGTGATCGAAGCTCCATTCAGCTGGGACGATGTCGGCAGCTGGCAATCGCTGGCCCGGATGAACCCCAGCGATGCCAATGGCAACACCGTGCTGGGCAAGCATCTGGGGATCGATACCAGCGGAACGATCATCCGCAGCGAAGGGGGACACACGATCGTCACGATCGGCGTCGAAGATATGATCGTCGTGCAAACTAAAGACGCTACTCTGGTTGCTCCCAAAGCGGCTGAAGAACGAGTTCGTGAAGTCGTCCGTCAACTGACCGAACAAGGGCTCGACGAGCTGCTGTAGCGGCTCGCTGCCGAGCGGCCGACAAATTGCCGACCACTGGCCCAACCAGGGCCCGTGGCGGCTCGATGCATCGTTTTTCGCGGGTCTGACGCACTAGTCAACAGATTCTCAATGCGTTAGCATACTTCGGGTCCGAACAACGCCCAAATTCCTACACCTTCACTCCAACCCCTGCTAATCGCCAATGGCCAAGTCACGCGGTTCTAACCTTAAACGCGCTCGCGACGAAGCGGATGCTTTCGAAGCAAAGGAAGCCGAAGCTCCCGTAAAGAAAAAGGCCAAAGCGAAACGCAAGACGAAGAAGAAGGTTGCCGTCGAAGCCCGCATGAAGCTGTATTGGGGCGTCTTCAGCCAGAGCCTCAAGCGGGTTGCTGTCTTCGAATTCGACCAGAAGGAAGAAGCGGAAAAACGCTGCAAAGAACTCGGCAAAGGGGGCAAAAGCCCTCACTTTGTCCAGAAGGTCAAAGAAGAGATCGTCGAAGAGTAGGCCTTCGGCAGCAAGTGATCTGATGCCGATTACAATGGAGGCTCTCGCTTCCGTCGGATATGCATGAAGATCACATCGATTCCACAACTGTATCGCAATCTGCGTCGATGCCAGGAAATTCTTGGCGTCCTGAATCGTTATGGCTTGGCTGGTTGGCTGAGCCATTTTCCGAAGACGCCATTCAGCGATGTCTTAAAGGATCCGCAAGGGACGCCGCTGTCTCAGCACTCCCGCGAAGTCCGGATCCGCCTGGCGCTGACCGAGCTGGGCCCCACGTTTATCAAGCTGGGCCAGATTCTTAGCGCCCGCCCCGATCTCGTCGGCCCCGCGTTGGCGACCGAGCTGCGTCAGTTGCACGCCAGCGTCCCTCCCGATCCGCCCGAAATCGTCGAAGCGACGATGCGAGCTGAGCTGGGCGATCGCTTTGATTTCGAATTTGCCGAATTCGATCCCGTCCCGACCGCCGTCGCGTCGATCGGTCAGGTCCATCGCGGTCGCTTGATCGACGGGACCGATGTGGCGGTCAAAGTCCAGCGGAAGGGAATCGAAAGCACGATCCTTCGCGATCTCGACGTGCTGTCGGGATTCGCCCAACTGGCTCAACGCGTCAGCTCGCTGGCGGCTTGGGGGCCGGCCGAGATGGTCGCTCAAATGGGGCCGATGTTGCGTCGCGAACTCGATTTCGAACGCGAACTGCAAAATATGCGGCTGTTCGGCGGCTTCTTGGCCAACGACCCCAAGGTCCATGTCCCCAAGACCTTCGACGCGCTGTCGACCCATCGCGTGTTGGTGATGCAGTGGATCGATGGCGTCTCGCTGACAAAATTCTCCGACCAGCCGCCGCCTGAGTGCGACCAGGAACAACTGACCCAGCGGATCGCCCAGTGCTACATGCAGATGCTGTTTGTGCACGGCACCTTCCATGCCGATCCGCATCCGGGCAATCTGCTGGCGATCGGCAACGACGAATTGGGGATCCTCGATTTCGGAATGGTCGGCCGGATCGACGACCGTTTGCGCGAGACGATCGAAGAGATGCTGTATGCGATCTCCGCCAGCGATCAGATGCAGTTGACGCGGTTGATCAAACGCGTCGGCAAGGCGCGAGAGGATATCGACGAGGCGGCGCTGTCGATCGATGTCGCTGAATATCTGTCGACCTACGGGCCTCAAGACCTCGATCGTTTCGATCTGACCGGGGCGCTGAACGATCTGTCGGAGATCTTGCATCGGCATTCGATCAAGCTGCCGCACCAATCGGCGCTGTTGTTGAAGATGCTGATCTCGCTGGAAGGGACGTTGCGCGAACTCGATGCTCACTTCAGCACCTTGGAAATCATGCGTGGTTTCCTGCGCCGCGCGATGATGCGGCGGCTCTCCCCGCGGCGGCGGTTGCGCCAAGCGCGGCGGATCTATATGGAAGCTGAAAACTTCCTGGAGGTCGTGCCGGACCAATTGGTCAGCATGTTGGAACAGGTTCGGCAGGGGCGTCTGAAAGTCAATCTGCAGCATCGTCGGCTCGGGCCGCCGGTGAATCGATTGGTGTTGGGGATGCTGGCGAGTGCACTCTTCTTAGGTTCGTCGCTGCTGCTCAGCCGCGAAGTTCCGCCGCTGTTGTTCACCGAACCGTGGCGGTTCGGACTGCATAACATCAGCCTCGTCGGACTGATTGGGATCTCGATCAGCTTGCTGGTGATGATGCGATTGATCCGAGCGATCGGGCGAACCGGGCACTTGGACGACCGCGATTCGGACTAACCAACCGGTCGTCTTGCCAGGTCACCTCCTTGCACAGCTGGCGTTTTTCTGAGAACGTGCTTTGTACCGATTCAGTGACTGTGCGCGCACTTGAACTTCGGCTCGTCGAATCGGCTTGGAAGCAAACGCCATGAATCAATTGCAGCTCGACTCCGCAACGGAAGACGAAGCCCCGGAAGATGCGGGGATCGCCGAGATCGCGAACCTTGTTGCAACGGGCGAGATGGCCGATGCCGTGGTCGCGTTGGATCGGCTGTCCCCCGATTCGCAAGCCGAAGCGGTCGCCAGCCTGTCGCCCGAGCTCGCTGCCAATTTGATGGAGCACGTGGTCGAAGCGAGTGCTGTCGAGATCATCGATCACCTGCCGACCAACGTCGCCGCGCTGATCCTCGACGAGGTGACCAGCGATCACCGCGCCGACCTGATCGCCGAACTGTCCGAAGCCAACGCCGCGGAGATCATCGACCAGATGACTCCTGAAGAGGCGGCCGACGCGCGGACGTTGATGCAATACGCATCGGACACCGCCGGCGGTCTGATGATCACCGAATACGTCAGCTTTCAAGCCGATCAATCGGTCCGCGACGTGATCGAGGACCTCGCCGAAAACGCGGATGAATACCGGCATTACGACATCCAATATTCGTTTGTCTGCGATGGCGAGCGGTTGGTGGGCGTGCTGCCGCTGCGCGACCTGCTCCTCTCCAAACGCGCCACTCCGCTTCGCGACATCATGGTCGCCAACCCGATCTCGGTGCTCGATACGATGTCGTTGGACGATGTCGAAGACTTGCTCGAATCGCACGCCTTTCTAGGCGTTCCGGTGATCGATGCCCAAGGCGATTTGCTGGGCGTCGTTCAGCGAGCGGCCGTCGAATACGCTCGCAGCGAACAACAACGCAGCGACTATTTGAAGAGCCAGGGTATCGTAGGTGGCGAAGAGGTGCGTAGTCTGCCGCTGCTGGATCGCAGCAAGCGGCGACTTTCATGGCTGAGCGTCAACATCTTGCTGAACATCATGGCGGCAAGCGTGATCGCTTTCTTCCAGGACACGCTCGAATCGGTGATCGCCCTGGCGGTCTTCCTGCCGATCATCTCCGACATGAGCGGCTGCAGCGGCAATCAAGCAGTCGCCGTGAGTATGCGAGAACTCTCCCTCGGGTTGGTCAAACCGAACGAAGCCCTTCGCGTTTGGTTCAAGGAGATTTCGGTTGGCATCCTCAACGGCTTCACGCTCGGATTGCTGATCGCCACCGCGGCGATGCTGTGGAAAGGGGACGCGATGCTCGGCTTTGTCGTTGGATTCGCGCTCTGCATGAACACGATGATCGCCGTCTCGTTTGGCGGTGTGGTGCCGCTGATTTTGAAGCGAGCTGGGGTTGATCCGGCGATCGCATCGGGCCCGTTGCTGACGACGATCACCGATATGTGCGGCTTCTTCTTGGTCCTCGGCCTGGCCAGTCTGTTGCTTGTGTAGCGTCGGTTTGGCGGGTGAGAACAATCGGATCGAACTTCTCGTTGAAATTGAGCTTCGATGAAGTTGTCCGTTGGTGCGACGGCCGATTCGAAGGCATAATAGAATGATGTTGCGCAGTGAGCGATCGTCACGGTTAACGTTGTGATCGTCCCGCACACACCTTCCCTCTCCCATCTCTCATGGTTGTTCCACGACGTGCCAGTAACCGCTACCGATTTGACCGATGCAACGGCTCCGGCCCCCGAGAGTCTCGACGCCTTTTTGTTGATCTCCTTCGGTGGACCGGAGGGGCTCGAAGACGTCGTCC from Rosistilla oblonga includes the following:
- a CDS encoding creatininase family protein, encoding MKFLNSTAPAIRALDRQQTLVVFPTAAVEQHGPHLPCGTDTLISDAIADAMEARAPDRVLRLPTQWIGASAHHRRLGATLDSELPTYIQLLCQTLQPLLEMGFCRFLILNGHGGNIDPMRVAVRQLQSQWPDRLLAAASYWSIAEAVIADHLTGEDKAVGHACEAETALILHLRPELVDTAAVESAMGWKPDAVEGMFICRDMKQRTAAGATGRPDLATAEQGRQMFEGIVDRVSVAVDRLLAEPLPS
- a CDS encoding tRNA (adenine(22)-N(1))-methyltransferase, producing the protein MLRFELGTVPADRNSKLGICVNAMFGLDVRLQAVFDQVRCPTHVDVGSDHARLLAALLKSGRIERGIAIENKQQPFVNSRRRLANLAADVRFGDGLAVLEAGEAESLSICGMGAESIVQILEAFPDRVPPRVFLQPNRQPELVRRWGLRCGFHLVDERIACGHWPYSILTFQRAVDRDDPAYDGIDRDAALLFGPLNLRRRSAVLERVLREELEYLQRFDRMEPAGIRRRETIEAMLATWSETPATQTRKQ
- the mgtE gene encoding magnesium transporter, with the protein product MNQLQLDSATEDEAPEDAGIAEIANLVATGEMADAVVALDRLSPDSQAEAVASLSPELAANLMEHVVEASAVEIIDHLPTNVAALILDEVTSDHRADLIAELSEANAAEIIDQMTPEEAADARTLMQYASDTAGGLMITEYVSFQADQSVRDVIEDLAENADEYRHYDIQYSFVCDGERLVGVLPLRDLLLSKRATPLRDIMVANPISVLDTMSLDDVEDLLESHAFLGVPVIDAQGDLLGVVQRAAVEYARSEQQRSDYLKSQGIVGGEEVRSLPLLDRSKRRLSWLSVNILLNIMAASVIAFFQDTLESVIALAVFLPIISDMSGCSGNQAVAVSMRELSLGLVKPNEALRVWFKEISVGILNGFTLGLLIATAAMLWKGDAMLGFVVGFALCMNTMIAVSFGGVVPLILKRAGVDPAIASGPLLTTITDMCGFFLVLGLASLLLV
- a CDS encoding mannose-1-phosphate guanylyltransferase; its protein translation is MLHAVIMAGGSGTRFWPASRRLMPKQMLTLVGDQTMMQATVDRLNGLVPADQIRVITNAALVDKIAEQLPALPSQNIVGEPCKRDTAPCVGLAAAMVAKQDPDGIMAMLPADHVISSNDQFQAALRRGVDLIQQDPQRIVTFGITPSYPAESFGYIERSEPIDSESPAAYSVARFREKPNRATAEEYLASGSFYWNSGIFLWRASTILDALKQHQPAMYEHIMAISDAIGTDQFPQVLQERFTAIEGISIDFAVMEKHEPIVVIEAPFSWDDVGSWQSLARMNPSDANGNTVLGKHLGIDTSGTIIRSEGGHTIVTIGVEDMIVVQTKDATLVAPKAAEERVREVVRQLTEQGLDELL
- a CDS encoding sodium:solute symporter family transporter codes for the protein MQTLDYIVIVVYLVVMMGMGMHFGRGQSRREFFAAGGSMGWMVVGLSVMATLFSSNSFAMYPSVGYGDSLRVGMMLVGATLMSPIVIWVFIPVYSRLNCTTAYEYLERRFHVSIRCLASGLFILLRIGWMASATFAASLVIASVSQVPQVTVILSLGAVSILYTMVGGLRAVMWTDVLQFFVFAGTILVALSLLIYTSGIGFIQSISSYFEGRSSMLVDWTPSMTLKHGSWAVLIGTFLEALSAFGADQVAVQRYISAKSERTSQIGYLVNLIGMWLVIPGLLLIGVGLFAFYGENPAELQPLLQGVSVGELPSPLESVAMRDAVLAAGVQDKVFPEFARMHFPPGMVGLFLVALMAAVMSSIDSGIHSVTTAIIVDFRDRLMPSWKPDDSAHDVGLIRGLLVVVGVLSVTLACFVGPLGDVFDIAKKLTASFGGPLLAVFILAFFSRKARAAAVFPGTLIAAAATMAMMYHFDQWFSMWFWPVGFGLTLVLCFVINLCLPRAAGSGEEPLTFSTVIRQNPKREQELPSE
- a CDS encoding ABC1 kinase family protein is translated as MKITSIPQLYRNLRRCQEILGVLNRYGLAGWLSHFPKTPFSDVLKDPQGTPLSQHSREVRIRLALTELGPTFIKLGQILSARPDLVGPALATELRQLHASVPPDPPEIVEATMRAELGDRFDFEFAEFDPVPTAVASIGQVHRGRLIDGTDVAVKVQRKGIESTILRDLDVLSGFAQLAQRVSSLAAWGPAEMVAQMGPMLRRELDFERELQNMRLFGGFLANDPKVHVPKTFDALSTHRVLVMQWIDGVSLTKFSDQPPPECDQEQLTQRIAQCYMQMLFVHGTFHADPHPGNLLAIGNDELGILDFGMVGRIDDRLRETIEEMLYAISASDQMQLTRLIKRVGKAREDIDEAALSIDVAEYLSTYGPQDLDRFDLTGALNDLSEILHRHSIKLPHQSALLLKMLISLEGTLRELDAHFSTLEIMRGFLRRAMMRRLSPRRRLRQARRIYMEAENFLEVVPDQLVSMLEQVRQGRLKVNLQHRRLGPPVNRLVLGMLASALFLGSSLLLSREVPPLLFTEPWRFGLHNISLVGLIGISISLLVMMRLIRAIGRTGHLDDRDSD